In the genome of Erwinia billingiae Eb661, one region contains:
- the umuD gene encoding translesion error-prone DNA polymerase V autoproteolytic subunit gives MNGDKLSALTILCPPESCPQLRVPLFADPCAAGFPSPAQDYVESELDLNELCIRRRASTFFVRASGSSMQELGLFDGDVMVVDRAEEASQGDIVIAEVNGEFTVKRLQLQPCLALLPMNPAYPVIYPEDLQLLGVVTWWFNSTRARRR, from the coding sequence ATGAACGGCGATAAACTTAGCGCACTCACCATCTTGTGCCCGCCGGAATCTTGCCCTCAGCTCAGAGTACCGCTATTTGCTGACCCATGCGCCGCAGGGTTCCCCTCCCCTGCCCAGGATTACGTCGAGTCAGAGCTTGATCTAAATGAACTCTGCATACGTCGGCGAGCATCAACGTTCTTCGTTCGTGCAAGTGGTAGCAGCATGCAGGAGTTAGGCTTATTTGACGGTGATGTTATGGTTGTTGATCGGGCTGAAGAGGCCTCTCAGGGCGATATCGTTATAGCTGAAGTGAATGGAGAGTTCACAGTGAAACGTCTCCAATTGCAGCCATGTCTCGCTTTGCTACCAATGAATCCGGCCTACCCGGTAATTTATCCTGAAGATCTGCAATTGCTCGGTGTGGTCACTTGGTGGTTTAACAGCACGCGAGCTCGCCGGAGGTAA
- the crcB gene encoding fluoride efflux transporter CrcB, translated as MNQLFAVITGGALGCVIRWQLGARLNALFPDLPPGTLLVNLLGGFIIGAALAYFLRHPGLDPAWRLLITTGLCGGMTTFSTFSAEVFALLQSGSYAWAAASVLIHVLGSLAMTAAGFYIMTLCG; from the coding sequence GTGAATCAGCTTTTTGCTGTCATCACCGGCGGTGCTTTAGGGTGTGTTATCCGCTGGCAGCTGGGCGCGCGCCTGAACGCGCTTTTTCCGGACCTGCCGCCGGGGACGCTGCTGGTCAACCTGCTGGGAGGGTTTATCATCGGAGCGGCGCTGGCGTATTTTCTGCGCCATCCCGGCCTCGATCCGGCCTGGCGGCTGCTCATTACCACCGGGCTGTGTGGCGGAATGACGACCTTCTCCACGTTCTCGGCTGAGGTTTTTGCCCTGCTGCAGTCCGGCAGCTATGCCTGGGCAGCCGCCTCGGTGCTGATACACGTGCTGGGTTCGCTGGCCATGACGGCGGCCGGATTTTATATCATGACGCTGTGTGGTTAA
- a CDS encoding VOC family protein, protein MRKQKRCMGYVAVVVDDYDRAIEYYTDKLGFTLIEDTPQPGKRWVVVTPAPDSDCAILLARASNDRQEGFIGNQCGGRVFLFLQTDDFWRDYNAMKAKGVHFFQEPREEEYGMVVVFEDIYGNRWDLYQNRQA, encoded by the coding sequence ATGAGAAAACAGAAGCGATGTATGGGATACGTGGCGGTCGTGGTCGATGACTACGATCGTGCAATTGAGTACTACACCGATAAGCTGGGCTTTACCCTCATTGAAGACACGCCGCAGCCGGGTAAGCGCTGGGTCGTGGTGACGCCGGCCCCTGACAGCGACTGTGCTATTCTTCTTGCCCGCGCGTCGAACGACCGGCAGGAAGGCTTTATCGGCAATCAGTGCGGCGGACGGGTTTTTCTGTTCCTGCAGACCGACGACTTCTGGCGCGACTACAATGCTATGAAGGCAAAAGGCGTCCACTTCTTTCAGGAGCCACGGGAGGAAGAATACGGAATGGTTGTCGTATTTGAGGACATCTACGGCAATCGCTGGGACCTTTACCAGAACAGGCAGGCCTGA
- a CDS encoding replication initiation protein, producing MANQLKKKINVKQSNELTEAAYHLSLKSKRVLWLCLMQTYFTDDNDDASPVFNVAVSDYEDIFNISRNQASRDVKEGVIELSRASILFYPKNGRNDIRALPWLIEAGGRSSKGQWEIEFNPRVMPYLYVLGNQFTTYSLRDCGSLKNPRTVRLYESLCQFRSTGIWKTSHEWLADRFMLPDSQRNNSAELKRSFLEPALRQINDKTPLSVTYQADNNGKMIFDIYQKNGV from the coding sequence ATGGCTAACCAATTGAAAAAAAAGATTAATGTCAAACAGTCAAATGAGTTGACAGAAGCAGCCTATCATCTCTCATTGAAGTCAAAACGTGTTCTTTGGTTATGCCTTATGCAAACATATTTTACAGATGATAATGATGATGCAAGTCCAGTATTCAACGTGGCGGTATCTGATTACGAAGACATTTTCAATATAAGTCGAAATCAGGCTAGTCGCGACGTGAAGGAGGGCGTGATTGAGCTATCGCGCGCATCTATTCTGTTTTACCCGAAGAATGGTCGCAATGACATCAGAGCTTTACCTTGGTTGATTGAAGCCGGTGGCCGCTCAAGTAAGGGGCAATGGGAAATCGAATTTAATCCCCGTGTAATGCCTTACCTTTACGTTTTAGGGAACCAGTTCACCACTTACTCGCTTAGAGATTGTGGAAGCCTTAAAAATCCCCGCACTGTCAGGCTGTATGAAAGCTTATGCCAGTTCCGTAGCACCGGGATCTGGAAGACTAGTCATGAGTGGTTGGCGGATCGTTTCATGCTGCCAGATTCGCAGCGCAACAATAGCGCAGAATTAAAAAGATCATTTCTTGAACCAGCCCTGCGACAAATTAACGATAAAACTCCGCTAAGTGTTACCTATCAAGCTGATAATAATGGAAAAATGATTTTTGATATTTATCAAAAGAACGGTGTTTAA
- a CDS encoding 2,3-bisphosphoglycerate-dependent phosphoglycerate mutase, which translates to MAPSTLILLRHGESQWNRENRFTGWTDVPLTDRGRQEADRAGDVLRDAGLLPDRVFTSVMTRCVHTVWRVLDRLGRSWTPVDKHWRLNERHYGALQGLNKEAAARMMGAETVRLWRKSFSGIPPADAGAPAQLRRDPRYSRVALADLPATESLEMTLRRVMPYWQHAVMPQILCGSTVLVVAHGNTLRALAAFLDGMPHDSLAQLHIPTGVPAVYQMDAAAQVVSRYVLNIKK; encoded by the coding sequence TTGGCACCTTCAACGCTGATTCTCCTGCGCCATGGCGAAAGCCAGTGGAACCGGGAAAACCGTTTTACCGGATGGACAGACGTGCCGCTGACGGACCGGGGGCGGCAGGAGGCTGACCGGGCCGGTGACGTGCTGCGGGACGCGGGCCTGCTGCCCGATCGGGTCTTCACCTCGGTGATGACGCGCTGTGTTCACACGGTCTGGCGGGTGCTGGACCGTCTTGGCCGCAGCTGGACGCCCGTGGACAAACACTGGCGGCTGAACGAGCGGCACTACGGTGCGCTGCAGGGGCTGAACAAGGAAGCGGCTGCCCGGATGATGGGTGCAGAGACCGTCCGGCTCTGGCGCAAAAGCTTCAGCGGCATTCCCCCCGCGGACGCAGGGGCTCCGGCGCAGCTGCGTCGGGACCCGCGCTACAGCCGCGTTGCGCTGGCCGACCTGCCTGCGACGGAAAGCCTGGAAATGACGCTGCGTCGCGTCATGCCCTACTGGCAGCACGCCGTGATGCCGCAGATACTCTGCGGAAGTACCGTTCTGGTCGTGGCGCACGGCAACACGCTGCGCGCCCTGGCCGCCTTCCTGGACGGCATGCCACACGACAGCTTGGCACAGTTGCATATCCCGACCGGCGTGCCGGCCGTATACCAGATGGATGCGGCCGCACAGGTCGTTTCCCGTTATGTTCTGAATATAAAAAAATAA
- a CDS encoding tyrosine-type recombinase/integrase, whose amino-acid sequence MLIPPSEHVLLLAERWLQLLSDLGRAQATLTAYRNALRHYFAFCSQNGIKPEKARFEDLAAYISPQLPGMPFSAASATLQLRLSAIRLWYDFLMYLDLCTVNPLPRSGTPGMLSSGRGLVPRVVKLPRIPDDAQWQCFLYHAAASPLRDRLMLALTYYGALRRSEITSLSIDDFDFAHRLIRIRAETTKSRRERIVCYSPAVVPVLAAHLMQMKRTGIVRGALFRSESDRNQGGPLSFWTWSKTVRKWALESGMPDISTHTFRHLRLTHLARAGWKLHELATYAGHRDLTTTQIYIHLSGRDLAARMAGAIETADIRMANLIFRTEK is encoded by the coding sequence ATGCTGATTCCACCGAGTGAACACGTTCTGTTGCTGGCAGAGCGCTGGCTGCAACTGTTATCCGATCTGGGGCGGGCGCAGGCCACGCTAACAGCCTACCGCAATGCCCTCCGTCATTACTTTGCGTTCTGCAGCCAGAACGGAATTAAACCTGAAAAGGCGCGGTTTGAAGACCTGGCTGCCTATATTAGTCCTCAGTTACCCGGGATGCCTTTTTCCGCGGCCAGCGCCACGCTCCAGCTTCGCCTGTCGGCGATCCGCCTCTGGTATGACTTTCTCATGTACCTGGATCTTTGCACGGTCAATCCGCTGCCCCGATCCGGCACGCCCGGCATGCTGAGTTCCGGCCGGGGACTGGTTCCCCGCGTTGTAAAGCTGCCGCGCATTCCTGACGATGCGCAGTGGCAGTGTTTTCTTTATCATGCCGCCGCTTCCCCACTGCGTGACCGCCTGATGCTGGCATTAACCTATTACGGCGCGCTGCGTCGGTCTGAAATTACCTCGCTAAGTATTGACGACTTCGACTTTGCTCACCGGCTCATCCGCATCCGGGCAGAAACCACCAAGAGCCGGCGTGAACGAATTGTCTGTTACAGCCCGGCAGTAGTGCCAGTGCTGGCCGCGCACCTTATGCAGATGAAGCGGACCGGAATCGTAAGAGGTGCCCTGTTCCGTTCTGAGTCCGATCGTAATCAGGGCGGGCCGCTTTCATTCTGGACCTGGAGCAAAACGGTACGGAAATGGGCGCTTGAGTCTGGGATGCCGGACATCTCAACCCATACCTTCCGGCACCTGCGACTCACACACCTTGCCCGCGCGGGCTGGAAGTTGCACGAACTTGCCACCTATGCAGGACACCGCGACCTGACCACAACACAGATTTATATTCATCTTTCTGGCAGGGACCTGGCTGCCCGGATGGCTGGCGCGATTGAAACGGCAGATATCAGGATGGCGAACCTCATTTTCAGAACAGAGAAATAA
- a CDS encoding tyrosine-type recombinase/integrase gives MSPHTPIENSRHPFDMTEYRLEASLTLAERTALSSAHSRSRMLRTKPVPDLIRPLMDIAAGSGCGSKITGLVIAGLLREMHADGMPCWCWPQERWLTLCREVREGRPLMAAFAWHLADLHDPLSLPDIRKPALYASAIFGQAFYHQELDRLTDTLTSLGYAPTSQKNHVSGILATLMIMNRDPRLETFTPELLWRAQSGTDKGISRYVGRVSHALAALGIISAPVRMRNYKKWYEKPVEGVDPAWVHWCRRWRETSVLRPRTRESQYSFILRCGLWLKKEHPEVREPADWTMETCASFIAAVGRMNVDELQLGTERGTRKSVRSGEPMMPHSRAHFIYSLRRFMIDYENWGWGRLHFSPARHLSTPDTPLFRRGVNPRVIDDPVWLKLIWASLNLRQEDLLTEIHYPLAMLQAMAVIWTHAGVRKNELLRLTTGCIAPQADDIVKDDGSIIPAGTLCYLHIPAGKTSKAFVKPVAAVVKKYVDIWLDERPAEQALLADERTGEKVRLLFQYRGKPAGSAILNRTVIPMLCARAGVPCEDSGGMITSHRGRASAVTALASVPQGMSLYELMQWTGHSTPQSTMHYLRIRPTQLAASFVKADRVAHMISVLVDHDPEAASLSGPATYYDLGDSYCTNPFWSSCPHRMACIGCDFNLLKDSARGLILESKASIRRYLEEVPLTPDERAILEQDAEKVEQALTRLGPQS, from the coding sequence ATGAGCCCACACACACCGATTGAAAACAGCCGGCATCCGTTCGACATGACTGAATACCGGCTTGAGGCGTCACTGACCCTCGCTGAACGGACGGCACTGAGCAGCGCTCACAGCCGGTCCCGTATGCTGCGAACGAAGCCGGTGCCGGACCTCATCAGGCCGCTGATGGACATTGCCGCCGGAAGCGGATGCGGCAGCAAAATCACGGGGCTGGTGATAGCCGGATTGCTGCGCGAAATGCATGCAGACGGCATGCCCTGCTGGTGCTGGCCGCAGGAACGCTGGCTGACGCTGTGCCGGGAAGTCAGGGAGGGCCGTCCGTTAATGGCCGCTTTTGCCTGGCATCTGGCTGATTTGCATGACCCGCTCAGCCTGCCTGATATACGTAAACCCGCGCTCTATGCTTCTGCCATCTTCGGCCAGGCTTTTTATCACCAGGAGCTGGACCGGCTGACTGATACGCTGACGTCGCTGGGTTATGCCCCGACCAGCCAGAAAAATCATGTCTCGGGTATACTGGCAACACTGATGATCATGAACAGGGATCCCCGGCTTGAAACGTTTACGCCTGAACTCCTCTGGCGCGCCCAGAGCGGGACAGACAAGGGAATATCCCGTTACGTCGGCCGCGTTTCACATGCACTTGCCGCACTGGGGATTATCAGCGCCCCGGTGAGGATGCGAAACTATAAAAAATGGTACGAAAAGCCGGTCGAAGGCGTCGATCCGGCCTGGGTGCACTGGTGCCGGCGCTGGCGGGAAACGTCGGTGCTCAGGCCGCGCACCCGTGAAAGCCAGTACAGCTTTATTCTGCGCTGCGGCCTCTGGCTGAAAAAGGAGCATCCGGAGGTTCGGGAACCGGCAGACTGGACAATGGAAACCTGCGCCAGCTTCATTGCGGCGGTAGGCCGGATGAACGTGGATGAGCTTCAGCTGGGCACGGAAAGGGGCACCCGCAAATCGGTGCGCTCCGGCGAGCCCATGATGCCGCATTCCAGGGCGCATTTTATCTATTCTCTGCGCCGTTTTATGATTGATTACGAAAACTGGGGCTGGGGGCGCCTGCACTTCAGCCCTGCCCGCCATCTTTCCACACCGGATACGCCGCTGTTCCGTCGCGGCGTCAATCCCCGTGTTATTGACGATCCGGTCTGGCTGAAGCTCATCTGGGCCAGCCTCAATCTGCGTCAGGAAGATCTGCTCACTGAAATACATTATCCACTGGCCATGCTGCAGGCAATGGCCGTCATCTGGACCCATGCGGGGGTAAGAAAGAACGAACTGCTCCGCCTGACAACCGGGTGCATCGCGCCGCAGGCGGACGATATCGTGAAGGACGACGGAAGTATCATCCCGGCAGGAACCCTGTGTTACCTGCATATCCCTGCCGGAAAAACCTCAAAAGCCTTTGTTAAACCGGTGGCGGCCGTGGTGAAAAAATACGTCGACATATGGCTGGATGAGCGTCCGGCAGAACAGGCTTTGCTCGCTGACGAGCGAACCGGTGAGAAAGTCCGGCTTCTGTTTCAGTACCGGGGTAAGCCTGCCGGCAGCGCTATCCTCAACCGCACCGTGATACCGATGCTATGCGCAAGAGCGGGCGTGCCTTGTGAAGACAGTGGCGGAATGATAACCAGCCACCGGGGGCGGGCCTCAGCCGTGACCGCGCTGGCGAGCGTACCGCAGGGCATGTCGCTGTACGAACTGATGCAGTGGACGGGCCATTCAACGCCCCAGTCTACAATGCACTATCTTCGCATCCGCCCGACTCAGCTGGCTGCCTCGTTCGTCAAAGCCGACAGGGTCGCTCATATGATAAGCGTGCTGGTTGACCACGATCCTGAAGCCGCCAGCCTGTCCGGGCCCGCGACCTACTACGATCTGGGCGACTCATACTGTACGAACCCCTTCTGGAGCAGTTGCCCGCACCGGATGGCCTGCATCGGCTGCGATTTTAACCTGCTGAAGGATAGCGCGCGCGGGCTGATACTGGAGAGTAAAGCATCCATCCGGCGTTACCTCGAAGAGGTCCCGCTCACTCCCGATGAGAGAGCCATACTGGAGCAGGATGCTGAAAAGGTTGAGCAGGCTCTTACAAGATTGGGCCCACAATCCTGA
- a CDS encoding TrfB-related DNA-binding protein, with product MAHKRKISQEEWDRILPAMETFADITTQIAYLVLVKDEKQSDVATNLARSKQNVGNAVKRVWDLYTELEHAEGRKLHFVSVWIPEEEAIKVKKIAAQFPINKLSS from the coding sequence ATGGCGCACAAACGAAAGATTTCTCAGGAAGAATGGGATCGTATTCTTCCGGCTATGGAAACCTTTGCGGATATAACAACTCAGATAGCTTATCTGGTCTTGGTCAAAGATGAGAAACAATCAGACGTAGCTACCAACTTAGCGAGATCAAAACAAAATGTAGGCAATGCCGTGAAAAGAGTCTGGGACCTTTACACTGAACTTGAACATGCAGAGGGTAGAAAACTTCATTTCGTAAGTGTTTGGATCCCTGAAGAAGAGGCCATCAAAGTGAAAAAGATAGCTGCCCAATTTCCGATCAATAAACTCAGTAGCTGA